From Mycolicibacterium cosmeticum, a single genomic window includes:
- the nusA gene encoding transcription termination factor NusA — translation MNIDMAALHAIEADKGISVDVVVETIKSALLTAYRHTEGHEADARIDVDRKTGVVKVIARECDGDGNLINEWDDTPEGFGRIAATTARQVILQRLRDAENERMYGEFAAHEGDIVAGVVQRDARENTRGNVVVRVGTEAKGSDGMIRPAEQVPGERYEHGDRLRCYVIGVSRGVREPKIELSRTHPNLVRKLFALEVPEIADGSVEIVAVAREAGHRSKIAVTSKVPGLNAKGACIGPMGQRVRNVMSELSGEKIDIIDFDADPARFVANALSPAKVVSVTVIDETTRAARVVVPDFQLSLAIGKEGQNARLAARLTGWRIDIRSDAAEPGTA, via the coding sequence GTGAACATCGATATGGCGGCGCTACACGCCATCGAAGCCGACAAGGGAATCTCGGTCGACGTCGTCGTCGAGACCATCAAGTCGGCGTTGCTGACGGCCTACCGACATACCGAAGGCCATGAGGCCGACGCCCGCATCGACGTCGACCGCAAGACCGGCGTGGTGAAGGTGATCGCCCGCGAATGTGACGGCGACGGCAACCTCATCAACGAATGGGACGACACCCCAGAGGGTTTCGGACGCATCGCGGCCACCACGGCGCGCCAGGTGATCCTGCAGCGACTGCGCGATGCCGAGAACGAGCGGATGTACGGCGAGTTCGCCGCGCACGAGGGCGATATCGTGGCCGGCGTCGTGCAGCGCGACGCGCGGGAGAACACCCGCGGCAACGTGGTGGTGCGGGTCGGGACCGAGGCCAAGGGCTCCGACGGCATGATCCGGCCGGCCGAACAGGTGCCCGGCGAGCGCTACGAGCACGGCGACCGGCTGCGCTGCTACGTCATCGGCGTCAGCCGCGGGGTCCGCGAGCCCAAGATCGAGCTGTCCCGCACGCACCCCAATCTGGTGCGCAAACTGTTCGCGCTGGAGGTGCCGGAGATCGCCGACGGCTCGGTCGAGATCGTCGCGGTGGCGCGCGAGGCCGGGCACCGGTCCAAGATCGCCGTCACCTCCAAGGTGCCCGGGCTGAACGCCAAGGGCGCCTGTATCGGGCCGATGGGCCAGCGGGTGCGCAACGTGATGAGCGAGCTGTCCGGGGAGAAGATCGACATCATCGACTTCGACGCCGATCCGGCGCGGTTCGTCGCCAACGCGCTGTCCCCGGCCAAGGTGGTGTCGGTGACGGTCATCGACGAGACCACCCGGGCGGCCCGGGTGGTGGTGCCGGACTTCCAGCTGTCCCTGGCCATCGGCAAGGAGGGGCAGAACGCCCGGCTCGCGGCGCGGCTCACCGGGTGGCGGATCGACATCCGCAGCGATGCCGCCGAGCCGGGAACCGCGTGA
- a CDS encoding VOC family protein: MTDETLPTRRQISDAVAAAGWRLVLGALYTEVRVPSLAEAAAVAASAARAAGAAEPQHLGIDLRADRAVLRLRSPQGVNRADIAAAHAITTALAADGHATTAGAVSVQALEIAIDALDIPAVRPFWKAVTGYVDETGASDLTAGLVDPTGRGPAIWFQQMDAPRAQRNRIHLDVDVPHDEAPARLEAALAAGGRLLSDRRAPAFWVLADAEGNEACVCTWQGRD, encoded by the coding sequence ATGACCGACGAAACACTGCCCACCCGCCGGCAGATCTCCGATGCCGTCGCGGCCGCGGGCTGGCGGCTGGTGCTCGGCGCGTTGTACACCGAGGTCCGGGTGCCGTCGCTGGCCGAGGCCGCCGCGGTGGCGGCTTCGGCGGCGAGGGCGGCCGGGGCCGCCGAGCCGCAGCACCTCGGCATCGATCTGCGGGCCGACCGCGCGGTGCTGCGGCTGCGCTCGCCGCAGGGCGTCAACCGCGCCGACATCGCGGCCGCCCACGCGATCACCACCGCGCTGGCCGCCGACGGTCACGCCACCACCGCCGGTGCGGTGTCGGTGCAGGCGCTGGAGATCGCCATCGACGCGCTCGACATCCCGGCGGTGCGACCGTTCTGGAAAGCCGTCACCGGCTACGTCGACGAGACCGGCGCCTCGGATCTGACCGCCGGGCTGGTCGACCCCACCGGCCGCGGACCCGCGATCTGGTTCCAGCAGATGGATGCGCCGCGTGCCCAACGGAACCGCATCCATCTGGACGTCGACGTGCCCCACGACGAGGCCCCGGCCCGGCTGGAGGCGGCGCTGGCGGCCGGTGGCAGGCTGCTCTCGGACCGGCGCGCGCCCGCCTTCTGGGTGCTCGCCGACGCCGAGGGCAACGAGGCGTGCGTCTGCACCTGGCAGGGGCGTGATTGA
- the rbfA gene encoding 30S ribosome-binding factor RbfA, protein MADPARAKRLAKRISTIVASAIEYEIKDPRLAGVTITDAKVTADLHDATLYYTVLGSTLEDEPDYAGAAAALESAKGVLRSKVGAGTGVRFTPTLAFARDTVPDAANRMEELLSRVKAADADLARVREGAVPAGEADPYRVTGAEDDRRSSAEDTGDDDRFDD, encoded by the coding sequence GTGGCTGATCCAGCTCGCGCCAAACGGCTCGCCAAGCGGATCTCCACGATCGTCGCCTCGGCCATCGAGTACGAGATCAAGGATCCCCGCCTGGCGGGAGTCACGATCACCGACGCGAAGGTGACCGCCGACCTGCACGACGCCACGCTGTACTACACGGTGCTGGGGTCGACGCTGGAGGACGAGCCGGACTACGCCGGAGCCGCCGCGGCGCTGGAGAGCGCCAAGGGTGTGCTGCGGTCCAAGGTCGGCGCCGGCACCGGGGTGCGGTTCACCCCGACGCTGGCGTTCGCCAGGGACACGGTGCCCGACGCCGCGAACCGGATGGAAGAGCTGCTGTCCCGGGTCAAGGCGGCCGACGCCGACCTGGCCCGGGTCAGGGAGGGCGCCGTGCCGGCCGGGGAGGCCGACCCGTACCGTGTCACTGGGGCGGAGGACGACCGTAGAAGCTCGGCTGAGGACACCGGTGACGACGACCGATTCGACGATTGA
- a CDS encoding MATE family efflux transporter: MTDPAGGGSADEPATARRIAGLALPALGVLAAEPLYLLFDIAVVGRLGALSLAGLAIGGLVLSLVSSQGTFLSYGTTARSARFFGAGDRGSAVREGVQATWLAVGLGVLIVAVVQAAAVPIVSVLADGGAIAAETLPWLRIAICGAPAILISLAGNGWMRGVQDTARPLRYVVFGFAVSAVLCPLLVYGWLGLPRLELEGSAVANLVGQWTAALLFCRALLAERVPLRADVTVLGSQLVMGRDLLVRSLAFQVCFVSAAAVAARFGAAAVAAHQVVLQLWSFLALVLDSLAIAAQSLVGAALGAGHLGHAKSVAWRVTVFSTVAAVLLAALFAAGAPVVPALFTDDRSVLDAIDVPWWFLVAQIPIAGVVFAIDGVLLGAGDAKFMRNATLGSALAGFLPLIWLSLAFGWGLAGIWSGLSTFMVLRLIFVGWRVFSGRWLVAGTG; the protein is encoded by the coding sequence TTGACTGATCCGGCCGGCGGCGGGTCGGCCGATGAACCGGCCACCGCCCGGCGGATCGCCGGCCTGGCGCTGCCCGCGCTGGGCGTGCTCGCCGCCGAACCGCTCTACCTGCTGTTCGATATCGCGGTCGTCGGGCGCCTCGGCGCGCTGAGCCTGGCCGGACTGGCGATCGGTGGTCTGGTGCTGTCGCTGGTCTCCTCCCAGGGCACGTTCCTGTCGTACGGCACCACCGCCCGCTCGGCGCGGTTCTTCGGTGCCGGTGACCGCGGCAGCGCGGTGCGGGAGGGAGTGCAGGCGACCTGGCTGGCGGTGGGGCTGGGTGTGCTGATCGTGGCCGTGGTGCAGGCCGCCGCGGTGCCCATCGTGTCGGTGCTGGCCGACGGCGGTGCCATCGCCGCCGAGACGCTGCCGTGGTTGCGCATCGCCATCTGCGGGGCGCCCGCGATCCTGATCTCGCTGGCCGGAAACGGCTGGATGCGCGGCGTGCAGGACACCGCACGGCCGCTGCGCTACGTGGTGTTCGGGTTCGCCGTGTCGGCGGTGCTGTGCCCGCTGCTGGTGTACGGCTGGCTGGGGTTGCCGCGTCTGGAACTGGAGGGATCGGCCGTGGCGAACCTGGTCGGCCAGTGGACGGCGGCACTGCTGTTCTGCCGGGCGCTGTTGGCCGAACGGGTGCCGCTGCGGGCCGATGTCACGGTGCTGGGCTCGCAGTTGGTGATGGGCCGGGATCTGCTGGTGCGCTCGTTGGCTTTTCAGGTGTGCTTTGTGTCGGCGGCCGCGGTGGCCGCGCGGTTCGGTGCGGCCGCGGTGGCCGCGCACCAGGTGGTGCTGCAGCTGTGGAGTTTCCTTGCGCTGGTGCTCGATTCGCTGGCCATCGCGGCGCAGTCACTGGTGGGCGCGGCGCTCGGTGCGGGTCATCTGGGGCATGCCAAGTCGGTGGCGTGGCGGGTGACGGTGTTCTCGACGGTGGCGGCGGTGCTGCTGGCCGCGCTGTTCGCCGCCGGCGCGCCGGTGGTGCCGGCATTGTTCACCGACGACCGGTCGGTGCTGGACGCCATCGACGTGCCGTGGTGGTTCCTGGTGGCGCAGATCCCGATCGCCGGTGTGGTGTTCGCGATCGACGGGGTGCTGCTCGGTGCCGGGGACGCGAAGTTCATGCGCAATGCGACGCTGGGCAGTGCGCTGGCCGGGTTCCTGCCGTTGATCTGGCTGTCGCTGGCGTTCGGCTGGGGCCTGGCCGGCATCTGGTCCGGGCTGTCCACCTTCATGGTGCTGCGCCTGATTTTCGTTGGCTGGCGGGTGTTTTCGGGCCGTTGGCTGGTGGCCGGGACGGGTTGA
- the rimP gene encoding ribosome maturation factor RimP: MAPDVPLLPTQQQVLELLDGEFARAGYEIEDVVINASVRPPRITVVADGDDGLDLDTIAALSHTASQALDTLDSGATAPYVLEVTSRGVDRPLTEEKHFRRARTRKVEAVLTDGSSVTGRIGHTGDGAVHLVVNDRGKLSVRPIQLSDITKAVVQVEFSPPNQRELDLVEQSGKGSDA, translated from the coding sequence GTGGCACCGGATGTCCCGCTGCTGCCGACGCAGCAGCAAGTGCTCGAGCTACTCGACGGTGAGTTCGCGCGCGCGGGTTACGAAATCGAGGACGTGGTGATCAACGCGTCGGTGCGACCGCCGCGCATCACCGTCGTGGCCGACGGCGACGACGGCTTGGACCTGGACACGATCGCGGCCCTGTCGCACACCGCCTCCCAGGCGCTCGACACGCTGGACAGCGGCGCGACAGCCCCTTACGTGCTGGAAGTCACATCGCGCGGGGTCGATCGGCCGCTGACCGAGGAGAAGCACTTCCGGCGCGCGCGCACCCGCAAGGTGGAGGCGGTGCTCACCGACGGTTCGTCGGTGACCGGGCGCATCGGCCACACCGGCGACGGCGCCGTGCACCTGGTGGTCAACGACCGCGGCAAGCTGTCGGTTCGGCCGATCCAACTTTCCGATATCACCAAAGCTGTTGTACAAGTTGAATTTTCGCCGCCCAATCAACGTGAATTGGATCTGGTGGAGCAGTCCGGAAAGGGGAGCGACGCGTGA
- a CDS encoding DHH family phosphoesterase: MTTTDSTIEVAVPGARVDAHGAAELCAAAHTIVVICHVYPDADTIGAGLALAQVAVAAGKDVQVSFAAPAQLPESLHSLPGVHLLVAPEEVRRDADLVVTVDIPTPSRLGSLGELADGRCAVLVIDHHASNALFGTANYVEPSADSTTMMVADLLDAWGKPIDGPIAHCLYAGLTTDTGSFRWASARAHRLAERLLGIGVDNAAISRTLMDTHPFEWLPMLSRVLGSARLIADAAAGGGLVYAVVPHAEWRKARSEEVESIVDIVRTTAEAEVAAVLKETEPGQWSVSMRSKTLDISRVAGGFGGGGHRQAAGYTATGSADEVAAALHRALD, encoded by the coding sequence GTGACGACGACCGATTCGACGATTGAGGTAGCGGTACCAGGCGCCAGAGTCGACGCCCACGGCGCCGCCGAGCTGTGCGCCGCCGCCCACACCATCGTCGTGATCTGTCACGTGTACCCGGACGCCGACACCATCGGTGCCGGGCTGGCGCTGGCGCAGGTGGCCGTGGCCGCCGGTAAGGACGTCCAGGTCAGCTTCGCCGCGCCGGCGCAGCTGCCCGAATCCCTGCACAGCCTGCCGGGGGTGCACCTGCTGGTGGCACCCGAGGAGGTGCGCCGGGACGCCGACCTCGTCGTCACCGTCGACATCCCCACACCGAGTCGACTGGGCAGCCTCGGCGAGCTGGCCGACGGCCGATGCGCGGTCCTGGTCATCGACCATCACGCGTCCAACGCGTTGTTCGGCACGGCCAACTACGTCGAGCCGTCGGCGGATTCGACCACCATGATGGTGGCCGACCTGCTCGACGCCTGGGGTAAACCGATCGACGGCCCGATCGCGCACTGCCTGTACGCGGGGCTGACCACCGACACGGGCTCGTTCCGGTGGGCCAGTGCCCGGGCGCACCGGCTGGCCGAACGGTTGCTGGGCATCGGCGTCGACAACGCCGCGATCAGCCGCACGCTGATGGACACCCATCCGTTCGAGTGGTTGCCGATGCTGTCGCGCGTGCTGGGTTCGGCCCGGCTGATCGCCGACGCGGCCGCCGGCGGGGGACTGGTGTATGCCGTTGTGCCGCACGCGGAATGGCGCAAGGCGCGGTCCGAGGAGGTGGAGAGCATCGTCGATATCGTGCGCACCACCGCCGAGGCCGAGGTGGCCGCGGTGCTCAAGGAGACCGAACCCGGGCAGTGGTCGGTCTCGATGCGCTCCAAGACCCTGGACATCTCCCGGGTCGCCGGCGGATTCGGTGGCGGCGGTCATCGCCAGGCCGCGGGATACACGGCCACCGGCAGCGCCGACGAGGTGGCGGCCGCGCTGCACCGCGCACTTGACTGA
- a CDS encoding YlxR family protein gives MGCRKRELAVDLLRLAAVLDGPGPYALTVDPAGSLPGRGAWLHPDRQCLEAAIRRRAFARALRITGSPEISAVVEYVEAIRPPDRHGQENR, from the coding sequence GTGGGTTGCCGGAAGCGAGAGTTGGCCGTCGATCTGCTTCGGCTGGCCGCTGTCCTCGACGGACCCGGCCCTTACGCCCTGACCGTCGACCCAGCGGGTAGCCTGCCTGGGCGGGGTGCGTGGTTGCATCCCGACCGGCAATGCCTCGAAGCGGCGATCCGGCGGCGGGCCTTCGCCCGAGCGTTACGGATCACCGGTTCACCGGAGATTTCCGCGGTGGTCGAGTACGTCGAAGCAATTCGGCCACCCGACCGCCACGGGCAAGAGAACAGGTAG
- a CDS encoding ferritin-like domain-containing protein, whose product MTSPQPTPSTTQTPTTTPDPNRPGDPADAALFDAVAAEHGAIYGYGVVSAHSTPDENDLVADAMAQHRERREQAIARLTARKVAVPLPAVGYQLPLEVSDPTQAAQLAVRMEEDTAVAWRAVLEQATSPEDRSFAVTALTQSAVLAARWSQVLGAAPVTLAFPGGSE is encoded by the coding sequence ATGACCTCGCCCCAGCCGACACCGTCGACCACCCAGACACCGACGACCACCCCGGACCCGAACCGGCCCGGCGATCCGGCCGATGCCGCGCTGTTCGATGCCGTGGCCGCCGAGCACGGCGCCATCTACGGCTACGGCGTGGTGTCGGCACACTCCACCCCCGACGAGAACGACCTGGTGGCGGACGCCATGGCGCAGCACCGGGAGCGGCGCGAGCAGGCGATCGCCCGGCTGACCGCCCGCAAGGTTGCCGTCCCGCTGCCCGCCGTCGGCTACCAGCTGCCGCTGGAGGTGTCCGATCCGACCCAGGCCGCCCAACTGGCGGTCCGGATGGAGGAGGACACCGCGGTGGCCTGGCGCGCGGTGCTCGAACAGGCCACCTCCCCCGAGGACCGCTCGTTCGCCGTGACCGCCCTGACCCAGAGCGCGGTGCTCGCCGCGCGGTGGAGCCAGGTGCTCGGCGCCGCCCCGGTCACGCTCGCGTTCCCGGGCGGCAGCGAGTAA
- a CDS encoding proline--tRNA ligase has product MITRMSELFLRTLRDDPADAEVPSHKLLIRAGYVRPIGPGLYSWLPLGLRVLRKIEGIVRAEMNAIGGQEILFPALLPRAPYETTNRWTEYGDNLFRLQDRRGNDYLLGPTHEELFTLTVKGEYSSYKDFPVLLYQIQTKYRDEARPRAGILRGREFVMKDSYSFDVDEDGLKTAYHAHREAYQRIFGRLGVKYVIVSAVSGAMGGSASEEFLAESPIGEDTFVRCLESGYAANVEAVLTAVPETRPTEGLPAAVVHDTPDTPTIAALVDWANATLPGTTTAADTLKNVLLKVREPGGDWELLAIGVPGDREVDDKRLGAALEPAEYVLLDDADFAANPFLVKGYIGPKGLQANGVRYLVDPRVVDGTVWITGADELGKHVVGLVAGRDFTPDGTIEAAEVRDGDPSPDGAGVLTSARGIEIGHIFQLGRKYTDAFAADVLGEDGKPVRLTMGSYGIGVSRLVAVIAEQHHDELGLRWPASVSPFDAHVVIANKDAAARAGAGELAAELDRLGLEVLLDDRTASPGVKFKDAELLGVPWIVVVGRGWSDGVVELRNRFTGETREIAVDGASAEISTLLRG; this is encoded by the coding sequence GTGATCACCCGGATGTCCGAACTGTTCCTGCGTACCCTGCGTGATGATCCCGCCGATGCCGAGGTGCCCAGCCACAAGCTGCTCATCCGCGCCGGGTACGTCCGCCCGATCGGACCGGGGTTGTACAGCTGGCTGCCGCTGGGACTGCGCGTGCTGCGCAAGATCGAAGGCATCGTCCGCGCCGAGATGAACGCGATCGGCGGGCAGGAGATCCTGTTCCCGGCGTTGCTGCCGCGCGCCCCGTACGAGACCACGAATCGGTGGACGGAATACGGCGACAACCTGTTTCGGTTGCAGGACCGCCGTGGGAACGACTATCTGCTCGGCCCCACCCACGAGGAGCTGTTCACCCTCACCGTCAAGGGCGAGTACTCGTCGTACAAGGATTTCCCGGTACTGCTGTACCAGATCCAGACCAAGTACCGCGACGAGGCGCGGCCCCGCGCGGGCATCCTGCGCGGGCGCGAGTTCGTCATGAAGGACTCCTACTCCTTCGACGTCGACGAGGACGGCCTCAAGACCGCCTACCACGCGCACCGCGAGGCGTATCAGCGCATCTTCGGCCGGCTCGGCGTGAAGTACGTGATCGTGTCCGCGGTGTCGGGGGCCATGGGCGGCAGCGCGTCCGAGGAATTCCTGGCCGAGAGCCCGATCGGTGAGGACACCTTCGTGCGCTGCCTGGAATCCGGGTACGCCGCGAACGTGGAGGCGGTGCTCACCGCCGTCCCGGAGACGCGCCCGACCGAGGGCTTGCCGGCGGCCGTCGTGCACGACACGCCGGACACCCCGACCATCGCCGCCCTGGTCGACTGGGCCAACGCGACGCTGCCGGGAACCACCACCGCCGCCGACACGCTGAAGAACGTGCTGCTCAAGGTGCGGGAGCCGGGCGGGGACTGGGAGCTGCTGGCCATCGGCGTCCCGGGGGACCGCGAGGTCGACGACAAGCGCCTGGGCGCCGCGCTGGAACCCGCCGAGTACGTGCTGCTCGACGATGCCGATTTCGCGGCCAACCCGTTCCTGGTGAAGGGATACATCGGACCGAAGGGGTTGCAGGCCAACGGGGTTCGCTACCTGGTGGATCCCCGGGTGGTGGACGGCACGGTCTGGATCACCGGTGCCGACGAGTTGGGTAAGCACGTGGTGGGCCTGGTCGCCGGGCGTGATTTCACCCCGGACGGCACCATCGAGGCGGCCGAGGTGCGCGACGGCGATCCGTCCCCCGACGGCGCCGGCGTGCTCACCTCGGCCCGCGGTATCGAGATCGGGCACATCTTCCAGCTGGGCCGTAAGTACACCGACGCGTTCGCCGCGGACGTGCTGGGTGAGGACGGCAAGCCGGTGCGGTTGACCATGGGCTCCTACGGCATCGGGGTGTCCCGGCTGGTCGCGGTGATCGCCGAGCAGCACCACGACGAGCTGGGCCTGCGCTGGCCGGCGTCGGTGTCGCCGTTCGACGCGCACGTGGTGATCGCCAACAAGGACGCGGCCGCCCGGGCCGGCGCCGGCGAGCTGGCCGCCGAGCTGGACCGGCTGGGCCTTGAGGTGCTGCTCGACGACCGCACGGCCTCTCCCGGCGTCAAGTTCAAGGACGCCGAACTGCTCGGTGTGCCGTGGATCGTGGTGGTGGGGCGCGGCTGGTCCGACGGGGTGGTCGAGCTGCGCAACCGGTTCACCGGCGAGACCCGCGAGATCGCGGTGGACGGCGCGTCGGCCGAGATCTCGACCCTGCTGCGCGGGTAG
- the infB gene encoding translation initiation factor IF-2: protein MAGKARVHELAKELGVTSKEVLARLSEQGEFVKSASSTVEAPVARRLRESFGGGKPAKTAPAAKPAASSGAGPVPGPRPGPKPAPAAPVAAPPAAPAASAPVEAQPAQRPGPRPGPAPTPAAPTPAAPAASAAPAPPAGPAEVRPDARPGPRPGPKPAPRAPRVGNNPFSSQQPVERPAPRPAAGPGGPRPGPGAGGPRPGPRPGGASPGNMPPRPPGARPGAVGRPGGPRPGPGGGPRPGQGARPGGGGGNYRGGGAGGGAGAGAGGGGFRGRPGGGGAPGGGGGRPGQRGGAAGAFGRPGGAPRRGRKSKRAKRAEYENMQAPVVGGVRLPHGNGETIRLARGASLSDFADKINANPASLVQALFNLGEMVTATQSVDDSTLELLGSEMNYVVQVVSPEDEDRELLESFDLTYGEDEGGEEDLQSRPPVVTVMGHVDHGKTRLLDTIRQANVREGEAGGITQHIGAYQVSVEHDGAERLITFIDTPGHEAFTAMRARGAKATDIAILVVAADDGVMPQTVEAINHAQAADVPIVVAVNKIDKEGADPQKIRAQLTEYNLVAEDYGGDTMFVDISAKQGTNIEALLEAVLLTADAALDLRANPDMEAQGVAIEAHLDRGRGPVATVLIQRGTLRVGDSVVAGDAYGRVRRMVDEHGDDVEEALPSRPVQVIGFTSVPGAGDNLLVVDEDRIARQIADRRSARKRNALAARSRKRISLEDLDSALKETSQLNLILKGDNAGTVEALEEALLGIQIDDEVELRVIDRGVGGVTETNVNLASASDAIIIGFNVRAEGKATELANREGVEIRYYSVIYQAIDEIESALKGMLKPVYEEKELGRAEIRAIFRSSKVGNIAGCLVQSGIMRRNAKARLLRDNVVVAENLTISSLKREKDDVTEVRDGYECGLTLTYSDIKEGDVIETYELVEKARV, encoded by the coding sequence GTGGCAGGTAAGGCCCGCGTACACGAGTTGGCCAAGGAACTCGGTGTCACCAGCAAGGAAGTGCTCGCCCGGCTTAGTGAACAGGGCGAATTCGTCAAGTCGGCATCGTCGACGGTAGAGGCCCCGGTGGCCCGCCGGCTGCGGGAGTCGTTCGGCGGCGGCAAGCCCGCCAAGACCGCCCCCGCGGCGAAACCGGCCGCATCCTCGGGCGCCGGCCCGGTGCCCGGCCCCCGGCCCGGTCCGAAGCCGGCCCCCGCCGCGCCGGTCGCCGCGCCGCCGGCCGCTCCGGCGGCCTCCGCCCCGGTCGAGGCGCAGCCCGCGCAGCGTCCGGGTCCGCGGCCCGGCCCGGCGCCGACCCCCGCCGCCCCCACACCGGCGGCTCCCGCGGCCTCGGCCGCCCCGGCCCCCCCGGCCGGGCCCGCCGAGGTCCGCCCGGATGCCCGCCCCGGCCCGCGTCCCGGCCCCAAGCCGGCACCGCGTGCCCCGCGCGTCGGCAACAACCCGTTCTCGTCCCAGCAGCCGGTCGAACGGCCGGCCCCGCGTCCGGCGGCCGGCCCCGGTGGCCCGCGCCCCGGCCCGGGTGCCGGTGGCCCGCGTCCGGGCCCGCGCCCCGGTGGCGCCTCGCCCGGCAACATGCCGCCCCGTCCGCCCGGCGCCCGTCCCGGCGCCGTCGGCCGGCCCGGTGGTCCGCGTCCCGGACCCGGCGGCGGTCCGCGCCCCGGTCAGGGTGCGCGTCCCGGTGGTGGCGGCGGTAACTACCGCGGCGGTGGCGCCGGCGGTGGTGCCGGTGCCGGTGCCGGCGGTGGTGGTTTCCGCGGTCGCCCCGGTGGCGGCGGTGCACCCGGTGGTGGCGGTGGCCGCCCCGGTCAGCGCGGCGGTGCCGCGGGTGCCTTCGGTCGCCCGGGTGGCGCCCCGCGGCGCGGTCGCAAGAGCAAGCGCGCGAAAAGGGCCGAATACGAGAACATGCAGGCCCCGGTCGTCGGTGGCGTGCGGTTGCCGCACGGCAACGGCGAGACCATCCGGCTGGCGCGCGGTGCTTCGTTGAGCGATTTCGCCGACAAGATCAACGCCAACCCGGCCTCGCTGGTGCAGGCGCTGTTCAACCTCGGTGAGATGGTCACCGCCACCCAGTCGGTGGACGACTCGACGCTCGAGCTGCTGGGCAGCGAGATGAACTACGTCGTGCAGGTGGTGTCCCCGGAGGACGAGGACCGCGAGCTGCTGGAGTCCTTCGACCTCACCTACGGCGAGGACGAGGGCGGCGAAGAGGACCTGCAGTCCCGGCCGCCGGTGGTCACCGTCATGGGTCACGTCGACCACGGCAAGACCCGACTGCTGGACACCATCCGCCAGGCCAACGTCCGCGAGGGCGAGGCCGGTGGTATCACCCAGCACATCGGTGCCTACCAGGTCAGCGTCGAGCACGACGGTGCCGAACGGCTCATCACCTTCATCGACACCCCGGGTCACGAGGCGTTCACCGCCATGCGTGCCCGCGGTGCCAAGGCCACCGATATCGCGATCCTGGTGGTCGCCGCCGACGACGGCGTCATGCCGCAGACGGTGGAGGCGATCAACCACGCGCAGGCGGCCGATGTGCCGATCGTGGTGGCGGTCAACAAGATCGACAAGGAAGGCGCCGATCCGCAGAAGATCCGGGCGCAGCTCACCGAGTACAACCTGGTGGCCGAGGACTACGGCGGCGACACCATGTTCGTCGACATCTCGGCCAAGCAGGGCACCAATATCGAGGCGCTGCTGGAGGCCGTGCTGCTGACCGCGGACGCGGCGCTGGACCTGCGGGCCAACCCCGACATGGAGGCCCAGGGTGTGGCGATCGAGGCGCACCTGGACCGCGGTCGCGGCCCGGTGGCCACGGTGCTCATCCAGCGCGGCACCCTGCGGGTCGGCGACTCCGTCGTCGCAGGCGACGCGTACGGCCGGGTGCGTCGCATGGTCGACGAGCACGGTGACGACGTCGAGGAGGCGCTGCCGTCGCGGCCGGTCCAGGTGATCGGTTTCACCTCGGTGCCCGGTGCCGGCGACAACCTGCTCGTCGTCGACGAGGACCGCATCGCCCGCCAGATCGCCGACCGGCGCAGTGCACGTAAGCGCAATGCGCTGGCCGCGCGCAGCCGCAAGCGGATCAGCCTGGAGGACCTGGATTCGGCGCTGAAGGAAACCAGCCAGCTGAACCTGATCCTCAAGGGCGACAACGCCGGTACGGTCGAAGCCCTCGAAGAGGCGCTGCTGGGTATCCAGATCGACGACGAGGTGGAGCTGCGCGTCATCGACCGCGGTGTCGGTGGCGTCACCGAGACCAACGTCAACCTGGCCTCGGCCTCGGACGCCATCATCATCGGCTTCAACGTCCGGGCCGAGGGCAAGGCCACCGAACTGGCCAACCGCGAAGGCGTGGAGATCCGCTACTACTCGGTGATCTACCAGGCGATCGACGAGATCGAGAGCGCGCTCAAGGGCATGCTCAAGCCGGTCTACGAGGAGAAGGAGCTCGGCCGCGCCGAGATCCGCGCCATCTTCCGGTCGTCGAAGGTCGGCAACATCGCCGGTTGCCTCGTGCAGTCGGGCATCATGCGGCGCAACGCGAAGGCCCGCCTGCTGCGCGACAACGTCGTGGTGGCCGAGAACCTCACCATCTCGTCGCTCAAGCGGGAGAAGGACGATGTCACCGAGGTGCGCGACGGGTACGAGTGCGGTCTGACGCTCACCTACTCCGACATCAAGGAGGGTGACGTCATCGAGACGTACGAGCTGGTCGAGAAAGCGCGGGTCTAG